The Thalassotalea nanhaiensis genome has a window encoding:
- the iscU gene encoding Fe-S cluster assembly scaffold IscU, protein MAYSEKVIDHYENPRNVGSFDKNDPQIATGMVGAPACGDVMKLQLKIDDQGIIEDAKFKTYGCGSAIASSSLVTEWVKGKSIDEASEIKNTAIAEELALPPVKIHCSILAEDAIKAAIEDYKAKQG, encoded by the coding sequence ATGGCTTATAGCGAAAAAGTAATCGATCATTATGAAAACCCACGCAACGTAGGTTCGTTTGATAAAAATGATCCTCAAATCGCAACCGGTATGGTAGGCGCACCAGCGTGTGGTGATGTAATGAAACTACAACTTAAAATTGATGATCAAGGTATCATTGAAGATGCAAAGTTTAAAACTTACGGTTGTGGCTCAGCCATTGCGTCTAGCTCATTAGTTACTGAGTGGGTAAAAGGCAAGTCTATTGATGAAGCTAGCGAAATCAAAAATACCGCAATTGCTGAAGAGCTAGCGTTACCGCCAGTAAAAATCCATTGTTCTATTTTAGCTGAAGATGCTATTAAAGCAGCAATTGAAGATTACAAAGCAAAACAAGGCTAG
- the iscA gene encoding iron-sulfur cluster assembly protein IscA: protein MAISMTPAATERVRSFLQNRGKGLGLRLGVKTTGCSGLAYVLEFVDELNVDDEVFNIDDVNIIVDGKSLVHIDGTQLDFVKEGLNEGFKFTNPNAKGECGCGESFNV from the coding sequence ATGGCAATTTCAATGACTCCAGCGGCTACTGAACGTGTTCGCTCGTTTTTACAAAACCGTGGTAAAGGCTTAGGTTTGCGCTTAGGTGTTAAAACTACGGGTTGTTCAGGTTTAGCCTATGTGTTGGAATTTGTTGATGAGCTCAATGTCGACGATGAAGTATTTAACATTGATGATGTAAATATTATTGTTGACGGCAAAAGCTTAGTGCATATTGACGGCACACAACTAGATTTTGTTAAAGAAGGCTTAAACGAAGGCTTCAAATTTACCAACCCTAACGCTAAAGGCGAGTGTGGTTGTGGCGAAAGCTTTAACGTATAA
- the hscB gene encoding co-chaperone HscB yields the protein MNYYQLFGLDAKFNLDLTELSATYQALQKTVHPDRFAHASSQEQLLAVQKSAEINDAFQTLKQPILRAEYLLKLRGTELPLEQESFGNVSFLMEQMELREMLGDIAGASDIDAAIFSAQETLDVQAQHLWQQVERLLATNNQADNVSASELTRKLKFYQKLQIELDRIEDDLLD from the coding sequence TTGAACTACTACCAATTATTTGGCCTAGACGCTAAATTTAACCTCGACTTAACCGAGCTGTCTGCTACTTATCAAGCGTTACAAAAAACGGTCCACCCGGATCGTTTTGCTCACGCTTCTTCGCAAGAACAACTATTAGCAGTGCAAAAGTCAGCTGAAATTAACGATGCTTTTCAAACGTTGAAACAGCCGATTTTGCGCGCTGAGTATCTGCTAAAATTACGCGGTACAGAACTTCCTTTAGAGCAAGAGTCTTTTGGTAACGTAAGCTTTTTAATGGAGCAAATGGAGCTTAGAGAAATGCTTGGTGATATCGCTGGTGCCAGCGATATTGATGCTGCCATTTTTTCAGCGCAAGAAACTTTAGACGTACAAGCCCAACATTTATGGCAACAAGTTGAACGCTTATTAGCAACGAATAACCAAGCGGATAACGTAAGTGCAAGCGAGCTGACACGCAAGTTAAAGTTCTATCAAAAATTACAAATTGAGCTAGATCGTATTGAAGACGATCTACTTGACTAA
- the hscA gene encoding Fe-S protein assembly chaperone HscA: protein MALLQIAEPGQSTVPHEHRLAAGIDLGTTNSLVASVKSGLAETLTDSQGNDILPSIVSYQSNAVLVGDAAKAHSISDPENTIVSVKRLMGRSLSDINAKYPALPYQFCGEDSHPSLNTRKGPKNPVQVSAEILSNLVDRAKQSLGGDLEGVVITVPAYFDDAQRQSTKDAATIAGVNVLRLLNEPTAAAVAYGLDSGQEGVIAVFDLGGGTFDISVLRLAKGVFEVLATGGDSALGGDDFDLVLVEHILEQANLQRPLSSSMERQVLQQACTVKEQLTDAESAMVNLTLESGEEFSCQLTRETFNQLIKPLVAKTLRACRRSLKDADVNISDVNEVIMVGGSTRVPLVRSEVGSYFQKTPLTSIDPDKVVAIGAAIQADVLAGNKPDSDMLLLDVIPLSLGLETMGGLVEKVISRNTTIPVAKAQEFTTFKDGQTAMAIHVLQGERELVEDCRSLARFELRGIPAMTAGAAHIRVTFKVDADGLLSVSAMEKSTGVESSIEVKPSFGLDENDIITMLKDSMSNAKEDMDARMLKEQQVEAARVFESVTAAISEDGERLLTEQELAEINSALSNLLTISQTSSIAAIEVAIAAVDKVTATFAERRMDSSIRTALAGHSVDEV, encoded by the coding sequence ATGGCTCTATTACAAATTGCTGAACCTGGACAAAGTACAGTTCCACACGAACACCGATTAGCGGCAGGTATCGATTTAGGTACCACCAATTCATTAGTGGCAAGTGTGAAAAGTGGTTTGGCAGAAACGTTAACTGATTCACAAGGTAATGATATTTTACCTTCTATTGTTAGCTATCAAAGTAATGCCGTTTTAGTTGGCGACGCAGCTAAAGCACACTCCATTAGCGATCCTGAAAACACCATCGTATCAGTAAAGCGCTTAATGGGCAGATCGCTCTCAGACATTAATGCTAAATACCCAGCCTTGCCATACCAGTTTTGTGGTGAAGACTCTCATCCATCGTTAAATACTCGCAAGGGTCCAAAGAACCCAGTGCAAGTGTCGGCTGAAATCTTATCTAACTTGGTCGATCGAGCTAAACAATCATTAGGCGGCGACTTAGAAGGTGTAGTGATCACTGTTCCCGCATATTTTGATGACGCACAACGTCAAAGCACGAAAGATGCAGCGACCATCGCTGGTGTGAATGTTTTACGTTTATTGAACGAACCAACAGCAGCAGCTGTTGCGTATGGTTTAGACAGCGGTCAAGAAGGTGTTATTGCCGTTTTTGATTTAGGCGGTGGCACGTTTGATATTTCTGTATTGCGTTTAGCTAAAGGGGTGTTTGAAGTACTCGCTACTGGCGGTGATTCTGCTTTAGGTGGAGATGATTTTGATCTGGTTTTAGTTGAACACATTCTCGAGCAAGCAAACTTGCAACGTCCGTTATCAAGTTCAATGGAGCGCCAAGTGTTACAACAGGCGTGTACTGTAAAAGAGCAACTTACCGATGCTGAATCGGCAATGGTTAATTTGACCCTAGAGTCTGGAGAGGAGTTTTCTTGTCAGTTAACACGAGAAACCTTTAATCAATTAATTAAACCGCTGGTTGCAAAAACATTACGAGCGTGTCGACGTTCATTAAAAGATGCTGATGTTAATATCAGTGATGTTAATGAAGTCATCATGGTTGGCGGTTCTACTCGCGTACCACTCGTTCGCTCTGAAGTAGGCAGCTACTTTCAAAAAACGCCATTAACTTCAATTGACCCGGACAAAGTAGTTGCCATTGGCGCTGCGATTCAGGCTGATGTTTTAGCGGGTAACAAACCAGACAGTGACATGCTGTTACTTGACGTAATTCCTTTATCGCTTGGTTTAGAAACTATGGGCGGTTTGGTTGAAAAAGTTATTTCTCGTAATACAACAATCCCCGTTGCTAAAGCACAAGAATTTACCACCTTTAAAGATGGTCAAACAGCGATGGCTATTCATGTGTTACAAGGCGAACGTGAATTAGTTGAAGATTGCCGCTCATTAGCTCGATTCGAATTAAGAGGTATTCCAGCGATGACCGCTGGTGCTGCACATATTCGGGTAACATTCAAAGTTGATGCGGACGGATTATTGAGTGTTAGCGCCATGGAAAAATCTACAGGTGTTGAATCTTCCATTGAAGTGAAACCTTCATTTGGTCTTGACGAAAACGACATTATTACCATGTTAAAAGATTCAATGAGTAATGCTAAAGAAGATATGGATGCACGCATGCTGAAAGAACAGCAAGTAGAAGCTGCCCGTGTATTCGAAAGTGTTACAGCTGCCATCAGTGAAGATGGTGAACGATTACTAACAGAGCAAGAACTTGCTGAAATAAATTCTGCACTTTCTAATTTACTTACAATCAGTCAAACGTCCAGCATTGCGGCAATAGAAGTTGCTATAGCAGCGGTTGACAAAGTTACAGCGACTTTTGCTGAGCGTCGTATGGATTCTTCGATTCGTACGGCTTTAGCTGGTCATTCGGTAGACGAGGTTTAA
- the fdx gene encoding ISC system 2Fe-2S type ferredoxin: MPQIIFLPNEELCPEGLVVEAETGETVLDVALKNNIGVEHACEKVCACTTCHMVIREGFDSLDESDELEDDMLDKAWGLEPESRLGCQAIISDEDLVVEIPKYTVNMVSENH, encoded by the coding sequence ATGCCACAAATTATCTTTCTTCCAAACGAAGAATTATGCCCAGAAGGTTTAGTTGTAGAAGCTGAAACCGGTGAAACAGTGTTAGATGTTGCACTTAAAAATAACATTGGTGTTGAGCATGCCTGTGAAAAAGTATGTGCGTGTACAACATGTCATATGGTCATTAGAGAAGGCTTTGATTCACTGGATGAAAGTGATGAACTTGAAGATGACATGCTTGATAAAGCTTGGGGCTTAGAGCCGGAGTCACGCTTGGGTTGCCAAGCCATCATCAGCGATGAAGACTTGGTTGTGGAAATTCCAAAATACACAGTTAATATGGTCAGTGAAAATCATTAA
- the glyA gene encoding serine hydroxymethyltransferase, protein MLKRDMNIADFDPELYQAMTNEVERQEHHIELIASENYCSSRVLEAQGSQLTNKYAEGYPGKRYYGGCEYVDIAEQLAIDRAKELFGATYANVQPHAGSQANAAVFQALVKPGGKVLGMSLAHGGHLTHGSHVNFSGKSYEAFQYGLNPETGDIDYEELERLAFEHKPEMIIGGFSAFSGVVDWARMREIADKVDAYFMVDMAHVAGLIAAGLYPNPVPHAHVVTTTTHKTLAGPRGGLIISGCNDEAIEKKLNSAVFPGGQGGPLMHIIAAKAVAFKEALQPEFKEYQQKVLDNAKTMVAVLQERGYKVVSNGTENHLLLLDLIDKDITGKDADAALGRAFITVNKNSVPNDPRSPFVTSGLRLGTPAISRRGFGTAETTLLTGWICDILDDLSNEDTISTVRENVIELCSRFPVYA, encoded by the coding sequence ATGCTTAAACGTGATATGAATATTGCTGATTTTGATCCTGAATTATATCAAGCAATGACCAATGAAGTTGAACGCCAAGAACACCACATCGAATTAATTGCATCTGAAAACTACTGTAGCTCTCGCGTTCTTGAAGCTCAAGGTTCTCAATTGACCAATAAATATGCTGAAGGTTATCCTGGTAAGCGTTACTACGGTGGTTGTGAATACGTTGATATTGCAGAGCAATTAGCAATAGACCGTGCTAAAGAGTTATTTGGTGCCACTTATGCAAACGTACAACCACACGCTGGTTCTCAGGCAAATGCTGCGGTATTCCAAGCACTTGTTAAGCCAGGCGGAAAAGTATTAGGTATGAGTTTGGCTCATGGTGGCCATTTAACTCATGGTTCTCATGTAAACTTTTCTGGTAAATCTTACGAAGCATTCCAATATGGTCTTAACCCAGAAACGGGCGACATAGATTACGAAGAACTTGAGCGTTTAGCGTTTGAGCACAAACCTGAAATGATCATTGGTGGTTTTTCTGCATTCTCTGGTGTTGTTGATTGGGCAAGAATGCGTGAAATTGCTGATAAAGTAGACGCTTACTTTATGGTTGATATGGCTCACGTTGCAGGTCTTATTGCAGCTGGCTTATATCCTAACCCAGTTCCACATGCACACGTTGTAACGACTACCACTCATAAAACGTTAGCGGGTCCTCGTGGTGGTTTAATTATTTCTGGCTGTAATGACGAAGCTATCGAGAAAAAACTAAATTCTGCGGTTTTCCCAGGCGGTCAAGGTGGTCCATTAATGCATATTATCGCTGCAAAAGCGGTAGCCTTTAAAGAAGCACTACAACCAGAATTTAAAGAGTACCAACAAAAAGTTTTAGATAATGCTAAAACTATGGTGGCGGTATTACAAGAACGTGGTTATAAAGTTGTATCTAACGGTACAGAAAACCACTTATTATTGTTAGATCTAATCGATAAAGACATTACCGGTAAAGATGCTGATGCTGCACTTGGTCGAGCTTTTATCACAGTAAACAAAAACTCGGTTCCAAATGACCCACGTTCTCCATTTGTTACTTCAGGTCTTCGCTTAGGTACTCCAGCCATTTCTCGTCGTGGTTTTGGTACAGCTGAAACTACACTATTGACCGGTTGGATTTGTGATATTTTAGATGACTTATCTAATGAAGATACAATTTCTACTGTTCGTGAAAATGTGATCGAGCTTTGTTCTCGTTTCCCTGTTTACGCATAA
- the nrdR gene encoding transcriptional regulator NrdR has protein sequence MYCPFCAATDTKVIDSRLVSDGHQVRRRRECLDCKERYTTFESAELVMPRIIKRDGSREPFNEDKLRNGLLRALEKRPVSTENTELAINKLKSQLRATGEREVSSEMLGNLIMDVLKGLDKVAYVRFASVYRSFEDIREFGEEIARLGDDE, from the coding sequence ATGTATTGTCCATTTTGTGCAGCAACAGATACTAAAGTAATTGACTCAAGATTAGTTTCTGACGGTCATCAAGTAAGACGTCGTCGGGAATGTTTAGATTGCAAAGAACGTTATACTACATTCGAATCAGCTGAGCTTGTTATGCCAAGGATCATCAAACGTGACGGTTCAAGAGAGCCTTTCAATGAAGATAAGTTGCGAAATGGTTTATTAAGAGCTCTTGAGAAACGCCCGGTAAGTACCGAAAATACCGAATTAGCTATTAACAAATTAAAGTCACAACTCAGAGCAACGGGTGAACGAGAAGTTTCAAGTGAAATGCTTGGTAATCTTATTATGGATGTACTAAAAGGTCTTGATAAAGTTGCGTATGTTCGCTTTGCTTCGGTATACCGTTCTTTTGAAGATATCCGCGAATTCGGTGAAGAAATTGCTCGTTTAGGCGATGACGAATAG
- the ribD gene encoding bifunctional diaminohydroxyphosphoribosylaminopyrimidine deaminase/5-amino-6-(5-phosphoribosylamino)uracil reductase RibD has translation MHTSHTAKLDSQRLNEQYMQRAIALAKRGEFTTSPNPVVGCVLVKNGDVVGEGWHQKAGEGHAEVNALQQAGEQAKGATAYVTLEPCSHFGRTPPCAKGLIAAGIKHVVIGMVDPNPLVSGRGIKMLEEAGITTEVAVLESAANMLNPGFIKRMKTGKPFVRCKMAASLDGKTAMANGESKWITGSDARQDVQRYRAKSCAIISGADTVMIDDAKLNVRYNELGFIANDLKEDDIRQPVRVIIDSQNRLTPSLALFNQQSPVILVRTTVENEHQWPHFVKQIQVNERLGKADLTDLITKLAELGLNTLWLESGARLAGAFIRQNLVDELILYQAPKLMGENTRGLFDIEQLTSLKDAISLDIKDIRMIGADIKITATVNKQI, from the coding sequence ATGCATACGTCACACACAGCTAAACTCGACAGCCAAAGATTAAATGAACAGTATATGCAAAGGGCGATTGCTCTGGCTAAAAGAGGCGAATTCACAACATCGCCTAATCCTGTTGTCGGCTGTGTTTTAGTTAAAAATGGTGACGTTGTCGGTGAAGGTTGGCATCAAAAAGCAGGCGAAGGCCACGCAGAGGTTAATGCATTACAACAAGCTGGTGAACAGGCAAAAGGTGCTACTGCTTATGTTACGTTAGAGCCATGCAGCCACTTTGGTCGAACACCGCCGTGTGCGAAAGGGTTAATTGCTGCAGGTATTAAGCATGTGGTAATTGGCATGGTAGATCCTAATCCATTAGTTTCTGGTCGCGGTATTAAAATGCTAGAAGAAGCAGGCATAACGACAGAGGTTGCCGTTTTAGAAAGTGCGGCAAATATGTTGAACCCCGGTTTTATTAAACGAATGAAAACCGGTAAGCCATTTGTACGGTGCAAAATGGCGGCAAGCCTTGATGGCAAAACAGCTATGGCCAATGGTGAAAGTAAATGGATAACCGGAAGCGACGCTCGCCAGGATGTACAGCGTTATAGAGCTAAAAGCTGTGCGATTATAAGCGGTGCAGATACCGTCATGATTGATGATGCCAAATTAAATGTGCGTTATAACGAATTGGGTTTTATAGCAAATGACCTAAAAGAAGATGATATTAGGCAACCTGTTCGAGTTATAATTGACAGTCAAAATCGCCTGACACCATCTTTGGCTTTGTTCAATCAACAATCTCCGGTAATTTTAGTTCGTACAACGGTTGAAAATGAGCACCAATGGCCGCATTTTGTAAAACAGATACAAGTTAACGAACGCTTAGGTAAAGCAGACTTAACTGATTTGATCACTAAACTTGCAGAGCTTGGACTAAATACTTTATGGCTAGAAAGCGGCGCACGTTTAGCCGGAGCTTTTATAAGGCAAAATTTGGTTGATGAACTGATACTCTATCAAGCACCTAAATTAATGGGTGAGAACACTCGTGGCTTGTTTGATATTGAGCAATTAACAAGTTTAAAAGACGCGATATCATTAGATATCAAAGATATACGTATGATAGGCGCTGATATTAAAATTACAGCGACTGTGAATAAACAAATTTAA
- a CDS encoding riboflavin synthase: MFTGIVEAIGQVKAINLNANGARVVIAIGNLDLADVKLGDSIATNGICLTVVDFDGASYSADVSSETLTRTGFANYSTGTKVNLEKAMLPTTRFGGHMVSGHVDGIGKLLSIKQVGNSIEYWIELSDSLKQYVAEKGSITVDGVSLTVNSVEDNRFRLTIVPHTTEQTIISTYQVGQKVNLEVDLIARYIERLLFCQEQDSTAQISSGISKELLLRSGFIKG, translated from the coding sequence ATGTTTACCGGAATTGTAGAAGCAATTGGTCAAGTAAAAGCGATAAATTTAAACGCGAACGGTGCACGAGTTGTTATCGCCATTGGTAACTTAGATTTAGCCGATGTAAAGCTTGGCGATTCGATTGCCACCAACGGTATCTGTTTAACCGTTGTCGATTTTGATGGTGCAAGTTACAGCGCTGATGTTTCGAGTGAAACGTTAACCCGTACCGGTTTTGCCAATTATAGTACTGGCACGAAAGTTAACCTTGAAAAGGCTATGCTTCCTACCACTCGTTTTGGCGGTCATATGGTTAGTGGCCATGTTGATGGTATTGGCAAGTTACTGTCGATAAAGCAGGTAGGTAATTCAATTGAATATTGGATTGAACTCAGCGACTCATTAAAGCAGTATGTGGCCGAAAAAGGCTCAATTACCGTCGATGGTGTAAGCTTAACGGTTAACTCGGTTGAAGATAACCGCTTTCGGTTAACAATTGTTCCACATACCACAGAACAAACTATTATTAGTACATACCAAGTTGGGCAAAAGGTGAATCTAGAAGTAGATTTAATTGCCCGCTATATTGAACGATTATTATTTTGCCAAGAGCAAGATAGTACAGCACAGATAAGCTCTGGCATAAGCAAAGAACTGCTATTGCGTAGCGGTTTTATAAAAGGTTAA
- the ribBA gene encoding bifunctional 3,4-dihydroxy-2-butanone-4-phosphate synthase/GTP cyclohydrolase II, translated as MKLNTPQEIINDIALGKMVILMDDEDRENEGDFIMAAEKVTPDAINFMATHGRGLICMPMSREKCETLKLPLMVDKNDAQFTTNFTVSIEAARGVTTGISAADRATTVLAACDKDADHRSIVQPGHIFPLIAKDGGVLNRAGHTEAGVDLARMAGCEPAAVIVEILNEDGTMARRPDLELIAEKHDVKMGTIADLIEYRNATETTITRVSECKLPTQFGEFDLVSFTDTIDGQTHFALTKGEIKPDQPTLVRVHLENTFRDLLFSTRDSKNNWPIGNALEKIGKEGGVLVLLGKHESPQHLIQQVEKYAKQDQGIEVDEVTKHVGSRNVGVGSQILANLGVHKMRLLSSQTKYHSLSGFGLEIVEYISE; from the coding sequence ATGAAATTAAATACACCACAAGAAATTATCAACGATATCGCGCTTGGTAAAATGGTTATCTTGATGGATGATGAAGATCGTGAAAATGAAGGTGATTTCATCATGGCGGCTGAAAAAGTTACGCCTGATGCAATTAACTTTATGGCCACACATGGTCGTGGCTTAATTTGTATGCCGATGTCACGCGAAAAATGTGAAACGTTAAAATTACCTCTGATGGTGGATAAAAACGACGCACAATTTACGACTAACTTTACTGTATCTATTGAAGCTGCTCGTGGTGTTACTACTGGTATTTCAGCAGCTGATCGTGCAACGACTGTATTAGCAGCGTGTGATAAAGATGCAGACCACCGCTCAATTGTACAACCAGGTCATATATTTCCATTAATTGCTAAAGATGGCGGAGTACTTAACCGTGCGGGTCATACTGAAGCTGGTGTTGATTTAGCTCGTATGGCAGGTTGTGAACCAGCTGCAGTTATTGTTGAAATTTTAAATGAAGACGGCACTATGGCGCGACGTCCTGATTTAGAGTTAATTGCTGAAAAACACGATGTTAAAATGGGTACCATTGCCGATTTAATCGAATATCGAAATGCAACTGAAACTACCATTACTCGTGTAAGCGAGTGTAAATTGCCAACTCAATTTGGTGAATTTGATCTAGTTTCATTTACCGATACCATCGATGGTCAAACGCACTTTGCTCTTACTAAAGGTGAGATAAAGCCTGATCAACCGACTTTGGTTCGTGTACATTTGGAAAATACCTTCCGTGATTTACTGTTTTCTACACGAGATAGCAAAAACAACTGGCCAATTGGTAATGCCTTAGAAAAAATTGGCAAAGAGGGTGGGGTGCTAGTCTTGCTTGGTAAGCATGAATCGCCGCAACACCTTATTCAACAAGTTGAAAAATATGCTAAGCAAGATCAAGGCATTGAAGTTGATGAAGTGACTAAACACGTTGGTTCTCGAAATGTTGGTGTCGGTTCACAAATTTTAGCGAATTTAGGTGTTCATAAAATGCGCCTCTTAAGCTCACAAACTAAATACCACTCATTATCTGGTTTTGGTTTAGAGATTGTTGAATACATATCTGAGTAA
- a CDS encoding DUF808 domain-containing protein: MAGTSLITLIDKIAVALDDVALMTKVAAKKTAGVLGDDLALNAQQVQGVKADREIPVVWAVAKGSFINKLILVPSALLISAFIPWLITPLLMIGGLYLCFEGVEKIAHSLFTSKEEKEAEHQRDLEALSNPEVDMLEFEKEKIKGAIKTDFILSAEIIVIALGTVQNKSILEQTSVVSLIALLMTVGVYGLVAGIVKLDDLGLHLLKQPVQTSWGKCKQLIGRGLLSFAPKLMKTLAIVGTAAMFLVGGGIIVHGLPYLHHLLETIEQSITSDIVVWFSAPVFNGVVGIIAGAVALMIFNLIYSAYQKIKS, encoded by the coding sequence ATGGCAGGCACCAGCTTAATAACATTGATTGATAAAATTGCAGTCGCTCTAGATGACGTTGCATTAATGACAAAGGTGGCCGCTAAAAAAACTGCAGGGGTATTAGGCGATGACTTAGCTTTAAATGCGCAGCAAGTGCAAGGGGTAAAAGCAGACAGAGAAATACCTGTGGTATGGGCTGTGGCGAAAGGCTCATTTATTAATAAATTGATCCTCGTTCCCTCTGCTCTATTGATCAGCGCATTTATTCCATGGTTAATCACACCATTATTAATGATTGGCGGCTTGTACCTTTGTTTTGAAGGTGTTGAAAAAATAGCTCATTCTTTATTCACCAGTAAAGAAGAAAAAGAGGCTGAGCATCAGCGCGATCTAGAAGCGTTATCAAACCCAGAAGTGGATATGTTGGAGTTTGAAAAAGAGAAAATTAAAGGGGCTATAAAAACCGACTTTATTTTGTCAGCCGAGATAATCGTTATTGCTTTGGGAACAGTGCAAAACAAAAGCATCCTAGAACAGACAAGTGTTGTTTCTTTAATTGCTCTACTTATGACCGTAGGCGTTTATGGCTTAGTTGCAGGTATCGTTAAACTTGATGATTTGGGTCTGCATTTACTAAAACAACCGGTTCAAACATCTTGGGGTAAATGCAAGCAACTGATCGGTAGAGGCTTATTAAGTTTTGCACCAAAACTAATGAAAACGTTAGCGATTGTAGGTACAGCGGCAATGTTTCTAGTGGGTGGCGGTATTATTGTTCATGGCTTGCCATATTTACACCATTTATTAGAAACGATAGAACAAAGTATCACCTCTGACATAGTCGTCTGGTTTAGCGCTCCTGTTTTCAATGGCGTTGTTGGCATAATTGCCGGTGCTGTTGCGCTAATGATATTTAACCTAATCTATAGTGCATATCAAAAGATAAAATCTTAA
- a CDS encoding transglycosylase SLT domain-containing protein, whose amino-acid sequence MNKKNALTIIKPLIVIVTMLQLSGCTTPPPENPENICEIFREHHSWYEGAKDMNERWGVPIHVPMSMMYQESSFRADALPPRDYLFGFIPWGRVSSAYGFSQAKTLTWDDYIRESDNSGADRDDFDDAIDFMGWFISKTQKINGISKWDTYSQYLNYHEGWGGFKRKTYNQKAWLVKVARKVDSRAKTYGGQLKSCQDELDSSWLWRLMFY is encoded by the coding sequence ATGAATAAAAAAAATGCGCTGACAATAATAAAACCGCTAATAGTTATAGTCACTATGTTACAACTTAGTGGTTGTACTACTCCTCCGCCGGAAAACCCTGAGAATATTTGCGAGATCTTTAGAGAGCATCATAGTTGGTATGAAGGCGCTAAAGACATGAACGAGCGTTGGGGTGTGCCTATCCATGTACCTATGAGCATGATGTATCAAGAAAGCTCATTTAGAGCCGATGCTTTGCCGCCAAGAGACTATCTGTTCGGTTTTATACCTTGGGGCCGAGTAAGTAGTGCCTATGGTTTCTCACAGGCTAAAACATTGACCTGGGATGATTACATTCGTGAATCAGATAATAGTGGCGCCGATCGTGATGACTTTGACGATGCGATTGATTTTATGGGTTGGTTTATTTCAAAAACTCAAAAAATAAATGGTATTTCAAAGTGGGACACGTACAGCCAGTATTTAAATTATCACGAAGGCTGGGGCGGTTTTAAACGCAAAACCTACAATCAAAAGGCTTGGTTAGTTAAAGTAGCGCGTAAAGTTGACTCAAGAGCTAAAACATACGGTGGTCAATTAAAAAGTTGTCAAGATGAGCTCGACAGCAGTTGGTTATGGCGATTAATGTTTTACTAA